GAATAAATTTGTCTAACCCTAGAATAATATTATTTAATAAATTCAATACACTATAATTATATTGAATTTATATAGTTATTTATCATCAAGATGTAATCATATCTTAAAGAACATTATTGTAAAAATAAGTAGATAAGGAATTACTTATTGCTTTGATGATACATCGTTCTTAATAAATAAATATAGGTGCTAGATGTTAAGTGAAGCTAAGAAAATACTAAAAAATACTAAAACAAATATTCAAAATAAATTTCGTACTCCACATGAAATTGAAGCTGCTCTAATTAAAGAAAATCAAGCAAAAAAATATAGTAAATCTCAAATTGCTTCTGAAGTTCTTCTTTCTAAAAATGAATTTAATGCATTTTACAATGTAAATTATAATATATGCATTTCTTTTTTAACAACATTTATACTTATAATTAATCGTGATAAGAATTTTAATTTTTTAAATTATATTGTTCAGCAAGAAAAGAATTATGAAAGTTATATTAATTTCTTAACTGGTTACTACAATGCAAATAAGGAAACTATAGCTAGAGTGGTGCAAAAGTTTCATAATCGCGAGATTTTTTTGCATGAGTTTTCTGTTTTTATGCAACATTTAGACAGCATTCCAGATTCAAAAAACAAAGAGCTTTATAAGTACATTTTTAATCAAATAAAATATTTTCATGAAGAAAAATTAAATCTTTTTAGAGATAATATTTATACAATAAATTATGGCTATAAAAGTGAAGATTTTTTTGAATATTTTACAAAAGAACTACATACAATTGCTAAAAGTAGAAATATTGGTGATAAGGCAAAGTACTATATCCAGCTCTCACCAGCAGAAATATTTACATTGACAGCAAATACTTTAATTGATCTTCTTATGATAGCAATAGCAATTGTGTTACCTCCTGTTGGAGCTGGCGGTTATGCAGCTTCTATTGCTGCTAATGCTGCGTCACAAGCAGCAACAGCAGGAGCAATTGCTGGCGGCGCATTAGCAGGAAACTTTATTGGTTTGCTATTTGTGAAAGGGAAAGAAATTTTATCTGCTGATTCTTATAAAGTTCTAAAGGCAAAAATTCCTATTGAATTACTTTCGGAATATGATTTGCAAAGAAAAAATGATTTAATTACTAGCGGTCATTTGTCCTCACACAGTTCTAATTCAAAGTACATAGTTAATTCAAGTATGTCTCGTTTTGAGTTAGAATTAATTGAAATGAAAAAAATTAAAGAAATTGTTGAAAATGTAAAAAAATCAATTGCAAAAAATGGCCAATATAAATTCAATATATCTACTCTTTTTACATATTATGTTAATTTGATAGAAAGTATAGAAAAATTTAAAAAGAAAAATATTTCACAGCATGATCTTAAAAATGACTATATGAAACTGATGAATTATTATAGATACACCTTAATTTTAAAACAACCCTTGTTTATTCAGTTAGAAACTCTAAGATTGAGTTTATTTAAGTCGTTAAGTGTATTTTCAAATAATAACTCTTCTTTTTCAGAGTTTAAAAGAAAACACTTGCATAAAAATCCAACAAATCAGAAAGCTATTAGAAAAACAATAAAGAAATATGTAGAAAATAAAGATGAAAACTATCGAAACTCTTTTGTAGATTTTGTTCAAAATACCCTTTTAATGGGAGAAATGAATCAAAGAGAAACTGAGCAATATATAAATATCTTAAAGCAAGATTCAAAGATTCCAAATCAACTAAGGGATACATTATTTGGACCGCCTGGGAATGCTCCTGATTCTATTGCTGAACCTGCGAGTAGAGCGTTAAAAGGACTTAGTCCACTGCTATTTCCTAATATCCACGGTCCTGTTAATTTATCTTCCAAGGATATTGGAACTGGCGTAGGTTTATCAGTTTCATTAGGTTGTTTAATTATTTTTGAAGTGATTTCTGCAATTGTTTCGAAGGCAACAGGATTAACTGGGCAAGAAAGATATCAATCTCTTTGCTCAGTATTAGGAGGTTCTTATCATGCATTTAGAGTGATGCAGGCAGGAACTGGTGTTGTTATGATTACTAATAATTTTACACATTTTATTAAGGATTCTTTAGTAAATAATATATTAACAAATTACGCTGTAATGCCTTTAAAAATAATTGGAACGTTTGGAGTTGCATTTGTAGCTGCAAAAATAGATCAACATCAAGACAAATACTGGAAACAATTAATTGAAAAATATATTGCGCAACAATCTGAAGAAGAAAGAAAAAATATAGATAATAGTAATAAAAAGATCATCCGACCTGCTTATGAATTTTATAAATCTGAAAGAGGTATGGCACCAACTAGATACATGAAAGCTATTTCAGAATTGCAAGATAAAAGACTTGATAATATTTCTAGTTTAATAAGGAAGATTGATTTAAATATCTTAGAAATGATGGAATTATGTCAAAAGTATAATAAAAAAGAAGAGAAGCATAAAATTAGTAATGATAAAGTTGGAAATTTTACTTCTTATATAGGAGCGGTTGAGAGTGATATATATCAAAATAATTTAGAAGATGAAGATGGTCATTATCACAAAAGTGACATTGAAAAAATTGTTTCTTTGTATACTAAAATATTTATTCGTCTAATGAGTGTTGCAGTAGAAATACAAAAATTTGATGATTATCTGCAATATTTTGTTGATGGATTTTTAGGTGAGGTAGAATTATCATTAAGTTTATATATGCCTTTACTAAAAATTGATAATTCTAAAGTCACTGATATTATTAATTTTGCTAGTAATAACAATAATTTTCAGAATTTCTGCAAAGATTTTCATGATACTAGATTACAAAAAGACTGGTTAAAAAGAACACAAACTAAACATGAAAATAATGATTATATAGTGACATCTATTTAATATGAAAATTCGCAATTAAGCGAATATAATTTTATTGATTATAACTGAGTTTTTGAGCAATTGGGATATCAGCAGGAGCAAGAGTTATTTTCAATATATCAACTGGTTTTAACCATTTATATTGTGAGTGGACTCGTAATTCTAAATTTCCTTCTACTATATCCGAAATAACACCAATAAGTTTTATTTTTCCGAACTCATATTCATAAATTGTTTCAGAGAAAATATTTTTAGGAACAATTTTAATATTAAGTTCTTCTTTAATTTCCCTTATAATACACTGTTCAATAGACTCATTTTTTTCTAGTTTACCTCCAGGAAATTCCCAAAAACCTTCTAATTTCTGTCCTTTTGCTCTCTGTGCTACAAAATAAAATCCTTGATTTTCAATCAAAGCAGCCACTACTGTTTTCATGTATTTTCCTGTTCAATCAAAATAACTAGAGTCTCCCCTTTTTCTTTAGTAGCAAAAATTATTCTTAATTAGAAGTATTCATTTTGAAAAAATAGATCTTTTTCTTATTCAGCCAGAGTATATTGTAATATTGGTTAAAGATTTTCTGGTTCATAAGAAATGTATTTGCGCTTATTTTCGTCATAATAGATATAAAAGTACTTTTCTTTTAGTGGTTTATCTAATTCATGTCTTTGATATTCATCTATTGGTGAAGTTTGTGTTGGAAATAATTTTTTAGTCACATAAAAAGAATAAAGTCCTGTTTTATTTTCAATGATTTTATATTCTGCTTTATAGACATCATCTCTTGCGCAACGTTCTTGTTTTGGGAGTTTGTCTTCCATATCTTTTGCTATGACATCACTATCTTCATTATTGTTATAAAAACAATGTTCTGACCCATAATAATCCTTTACAAAACTTAATACAAACTTAATATTTCCTTTTTCGTTTGGTAGAAAAAACTCTTCAGTTGTTATTCCACCACCATGTGGAAGGGGATAACTGCGTTCAATACTAAAAATAAGTTGGTTATCATTTGCTATTTTAAGATACTTTACTTCAGAGCATTCATCATTTGTTAATTCACACGATAAATCAATTGCGTTACTTTTGGCTACAATTTCGTAAAATGGAAATTTATTAGGAACAAATTTTACTTTAAATAATTGAGCAATTGCATCTTTATGATTCAGTTTTTCGGTATTTTCAAGTTCACCAGTTACGGTAACATAATAATAAATTTGATTTTTTTCTTTATTTTGAAAAATAGAATTTATTTTTATGCAATATCTATCTATTAACGAAGTATAGCAATTTTTATCTTTGTTAAAATGTTCGGGGAAGTTTAAGAAGTCTGAAATTTTATATAAATCTCTTAAATCAATTCTTTTTTTTATTTCTTCAACTTTTTGATTATGAATAGTACTAAATATTTTTTTCCCACTTGTATTTAAATTAACTAAATTGTTTTTCTGTGAAAGATAATTTTTAATTAGAATACCTATGATAGTAGAAATAGATACAACTAAAAAAATAAAAATGATAGTTAATTTGTTTTTTGACCTCATAATTTTATTCCAATCAAATTATAAAAGTAAATTCTTATATTGTAGAAAAAAATATGTTGTCAATATTGCTATAAAAATATTTTCAAGGATCTAATTCATTTATTTATAGATAATATTAACCCTAAAATATAGAGAAATTATGTAAATATTTTCTTTATATTTTAGGGTTAATAAGTATAATTGCTAGAAAATAATGCATTTAATAAGAATACAATTATATGTCTAGTTTGGTCAAAATAAAGCTAATAATTTATATATTTAAGTTCACTTTTGATAATTTTCCAAAAGTAACATTGAAAATTAAAATTTAATTTATTGTACTAAGAAATAAAATTATAGATTATTTTAAATAAATTTTATTACAGATTAATTTCGATAAATTTGCAATTTTAAGAGAAAAGTATTAATTAATGGATAAAATATGAAAATATAAATTTATTTAGCTAGACTAGCTAGACTAGCTAGACTAACTAGATTAGCTAGATTAGCTAGATTAGCTAGATTAGCTAGATTAGCTAGATTAGCTAGATTAGCTAGATTAGCTAGATTAGCTAGATTAGCTAGAAACAACTTTCATCAATTTCTAGCTATCTTAAAAGAATGATACTTTATTTACTTATTTATTTTAAAAATACTATTTAAAATATAATTTTAAATATAAATAATGTTTTTATACGGAAATTACCCAGCCGACAGAATTAGCG
The Pigmentibacter ruber genome window above contains:
- a CDS encoding (deoxy)nucleoside triphosphate pyrophosphohydrolase; translation: MKTVVAALIENQGFYFVAQRAKGQKLEGFWEFPGGKLEKNESIEQCIIREIKEELNIKIVPKNIFSETIYEYEFGKIKLIGVISDIVEGNLELRVHSQYKWLKPVDILKITLAPADIPIAQKLSYNQ